A stretch of Arcobacter sp. F2176 DNA encodes these proteins:
- the lspA gene encoding signal peptidase II, with amino-acid sequence MNRKLTVSLIIFILLVLIDQAIKYGFVFLNFGFESDCISLVLAYNYGVAFSMFEFLSEYLKFIQLTLIASILIYLYLNKEVFVKYYIPVSILLAGGLSNILDRFTYGAVVDYVYWHCGFDFAIFNFADVIIDFAIAIILYMQYKQYKEDKKRA; translated from the coding sequence ATGAATAGAAAGTTAACTGTTTCCCTAATAATTTTTATATTATTAGTTTTAATAGATCAAGCTATTAAATATGGTTTTGTGTTTTTAAATTTTGGTTTTGAAAGTGATTGTATTTCCTTAGTTCTTGCATACAATTATGGTGTTGCATTTTCTATGTTTGAATTTTTGAGTGAATATTTAAAATTTATACAATTAACACTTATAGCTTCTATATTGATTTATTTATATTTAAATAAAGAAGTATTTGTGAAATACTATATTCCTGTTTCAATACTACTAGCAGGTGGTTTGTCTAATATTTTAGATAGATTTACTTATGGGGCAGTTGTTGATTATGTTTATTGGCATTGTGGTTTTGATTTTGCAATATTTAATTTTGCAGATGTAATTATAGATTTTGCTATTGCAATAATTTTATATATGCAGTATAAACAATATAAAGAAGATAAAAAAAGAGCTTAA
- a CDS encoding 3-isopropylmalate dehydratase large subunit, with translation MGQTITEKIFSEHVGHEVYAGEIVRSPIDMVIGNDITTPISIRAFEEGGFEKLANPDGFAIVLDHFIPAKDIASANQARISRDFAEKHNLKLFFDEKDMGIEHALLPEKGLVLPGDVIIGADSHTCTHGALGAFSTGMGSTDISFGMITGGNWFKVPESIKVVFKGKPGPYITGKDLILEIIRILGVDGALYKALEFTGDSIKYLSMDDRFSLCNMAIEAGAKNGIVAYDEVTKEFLDSRDSLRAEPKIHYSDEDATYCQEIVIDVEALNPVIAYPFLPSNGHSVNQAVEDNIRVDQVFIGSCTNGRLSDFKVAAQLLEGKKVARHVRLILTPGTQKILREATKLGYIDTLVDAGGVVSNPTCGACLGGYMGILGDDEVCISTTNRNFVGRMGSRSSKIYLSNTAVAAASAISGYITDPRSL, from the coding sequence ATGGGTCAAACAATTACAGAAAAAATTTTTAGCGAACATGTAGGACATGAAGTTTACGCAGGTGAGATTGTAAGAAGTCCAATTGATATGGTTATTGGAAATGACATTACAACTCCTATTTCTATTAGAGCATTTGAAGAGGGTGGTTTTGAAAAATTAGCAAACCCAGATGGTTTTGCAATTGTACTTGATCACTTTATTCCTGCAAAAGATATTGCATCGGCAAATCAAGCAAGAATTTCAAGAGATTTCGCAGAAAAACATAATTTAAAACTATTTTTTGATGAAAAAGATATGGGAATCGAACATGCACTTTTACCTGAAAAAGGATTAGTATTACCAGGTGATGTTATTATTGGTGCTGATTCACATACCTGTACACATGGTGCATTAGGTGCATTTTCTACAGGTATGGGAAGTACTGATATTTCTTTTGGAATGATTACTGGTGGAAACTGGTTTAAGGTACCTGAGTCTATTAAAGTAGTATTCAAAGGGAAACCAGGTCCTTATATTACTGGAAAAGATTTAATCTTAGAGATTATTAGAATACTTGGAGTTGATGGAGCTTTATATAAAGCTTTAGAATTCACAGGTGATTCAATTAAATATCTAAGTATGGATGATAGATTCTCTTTATGTAATATGGCTATTGAAGCAGGGGCTAAAAATGGTATTGTTGCATATGATGAAGTTACAAAAGAATTCTTAGATAGCAGAGACAGTTTAAGAGCTGAACCAAAAATTCATTACTCTGATGAAGATGCAACATACTGTCAAGAGATTGTTATAGATGTTGAAGCTTTAAATCCAGTAATTGCATATCCATTTTTACCATCAAATGGACACAGTGTAAATCAAGCTGTTGAAGATAATATTAGAGTTGACCAAGTATTTATTGGAAGCTGTACAAATGGAAGATTATCTGATTTTAAAGTGGCTGCCCAATTACTTGAAGGTAAAAAGGTTGCAAGACATGTAAGATTAATCTTAACTCCAGGAACTCAAAAAATATTGAGGGAAGCTACAAAACTTGGATATATTGATACTTTAGTTGATGCAGGGGGAGTTGTTTCAAATCCTACTTGTGGAGCATGTTTAGGTGGATATATGGGAATCTTAGGTGATGATGAGGTTTGTATTTCTACTACAAATAGAAACTTTGTTGGAAGAATGGGATCTCGAAGTTCAAAAATATATTTATCAAATACGGCAGTTGCTGCTGCAAGTGCAATAAGTGGTTATATCACTGACCCTAGAAGTTTATAA
- the mobA gene encoding molybdenum cofactor guanylyltransferase MobA produces the protein MKTPQFDIPCVILCGGKSSRMGEDKALLPFSNYNTLAQYQFDRLKPHFKNIYLSSKTNKFDFLKSDENIIFDNISGESSPLIALKSILETIKSDNVFVITVDTPFVKIETMEKLINESLSNSTIAITSREHNLCGVYKKSCLPIINEMIKENNHKIGFLLKKIELKKIEFFDENEFLNLNKKEDYQKALSLI, from the coding sequence ATGAAAACACCACAATTTGATATACCTTGTGTAATCCTTTGTGGTGGGAAAAGTTCACGAATGGGAGAAGACAAAGCTCTTCTTCCTTTTTCTAATTACAACACTCTTGCTCAGTATCAATTTGATAGATTAAAACCCCATTTTAAAAATATCTACTTATCTTCAAAAACTAATAAATTTGATTTTCTAAAAAGTGATGAAAACATAATATTTGATAATATTTCAGGTGAAAGTTCACCTTTGATAGCTTTAAAAAGTATCTTAGAAACTATAAAATCTGACAACGTTTTTGTTATAACAGTAGATACTCCCTTTGTAAAAATTGAGACAATGGAAAAACTTATAAATGAAAGTTTGAGTAATAGTACAATTGCAATAACATCAAGAGAGCATAATTTATGTGGAGTTTATAAAAAATCTTGCCTGCCAATAATAAATGAAATGATAAAAGAAAATAATCACAAAATAGGTTTTTTACTGAAAAAAATAGAACTAAAAAAAATCGAGTTTTTTGATGAAAATGAATTTTTAAATTTAAATAAAAAAGAAGATTACCAAAAAGCACTTTCTCTTATATAA